A genomic segment from Glycine max cultivar Williams 82 chromosome 1, Glycine_max_v4.0, whole genome shotgun sequence encodes:
- the LOC100780913 gene encoding beta-1,3-galactosyltransferase GALT1 encodes MKKLYGGVLIASLFTLFMLMILRYGVMKNPIGEGYLTIPVLINGTNPLLWINPTVPDAIKKHPDGHSQVISSDILVSSLFTGSNFSKEEQQALQTWNQLNHLIDNVQGLPNAAEAIKEAASVWNSLISSIEEQKQGHGNDSSRAKEKQCPHFLNNMNSTELGNSSYKLQLPCGLTQGSSITIIGIPNGLLGNFRIDLTGEPLPGEPDPPIVLHYNVRLHGDKITEDPVIVQNSWTQAHDWGEEDRCPSPTPEKFDKVDDLEQCNKIVGKNISQRHPAGMHSHTSRQSSTMDEQSVNRKYFPFKQGYPFVATLRVGSEGIQMTVDGKHITSFAFRETLEPWLVSEIKISGDLKLISILASGLPTSEDSEHIIDLESLKSSPISAQTPLDLFIGVFSTANNFKRRMAVRRTWMQYNAVRSNTTAVRFFVGLHKSTVVNEELWREARTYGDVQLMPFVDYYSLITWKSLAICIFGTQVSAKFVMKTDDDAFVRVDEVLDSLHRINADHGLLYGLINLDSRPHRNTDSKWYISPEEWSEGTYPPWAHGPGYVVSHDIARTVSKKFRENHLKMFKLEDVAMGIWIADMKKEGLEVRYENEVRVYPEGCKDGYVVAHYQGPREMLCLWQKLQVDKRAKCCGDSRK; translated from the exons ATGAAGAAGTTGTATGGAGGAGTTCTGATTGCCTCACTGTTTACGTTGTTTATGCTTATGATCCTGCGATACGGGGTCATGAAAAATCCTATTGGTGAAGGTTATCTGACTATACCTGTCCTCATTAATGGTACTAATCCTCTATTATGGATAAATCCCACAGTACCGGATGCTATTAAAAAACATCCAGATGGTCATTCTCAAGTTATTTCTTCTGATATTTTAGTATCTAGCCTCTTTACTGGGAGCAACTTTTCCAAAGAAGAGCAACAAGCTCTGCAGACATGGAACCAATTGAACCACTTAATTGATAATGTTCAGGGTTTACCCAATGCAGCAGAAGCTATCAAGGAGGCTGCCAGTGTGTGGAATAGCCTTATTTCCTCAATTGAAGAGCAAAAGCAAGGTCATGGAAATGATAGTTCAAGAGCTAAAGAGAAGCAGTGTCCCCATTTTCTTAATAACATGAATTCCACTGAACTTGGTAATAGTAGTTATAAACTGCAATTACCTTGCGGCCTGACACAAGGTTCTTCCATCACCATAATTGGCATTCCAAATGGCCTGCTAGGTAATTTTCGGATTGACTTGACTGGAGAACCACTTCCTGGGGAGCCTGATCCTCCAATTGTTTTGCACTATAATGTTCGGCTTCATGGGGATAAAATCACTGAGGATCCAGTAATTGTCCAAAACTCCTGGACTCAAGCTCATGATTGGGGTGAAGAGGATCGTTGTCCATCCCCTACTCCTGAAAAGTTTGACAAAG TTGATGATTTGGAGCAGTGCAATAAGATTGTAGGGAAGAACATTAGCCAACGTCACCCAGCTGGCATGCATTCCCACACTTCAAGACAATCTTCAACAATGGACGAACAATCAGTAAATAGGAAATACTTTCCTTTTAAGCAAGGTTACCCATTTGTGGCAACTCTTAGAGTGGGATCTGAAGGAATCCAGATGACAGTTGATGGGAAGCACATAACCTCGTTTGCTTTCCGTGAA ACTTTGGAGCCATGGCTAGTCAGTGAAATAAAAATCTCAGGGGACCTCAAATTAATATCTATTCTTGCCAGTGGTTTGCCCACATCAGAGGATTCAGAGCATATTATTGACCTAGAATCATtgaaatcaagtcctatatctGCACAGACCCCATTGGATCTCTTCATTGGTGTTTTCTCTACTGCTAACAATTTCAAGCGTCGGATGGCTGTTAGAAGAACCTGGATGCAGTACAATGCAGTTCGATCAAATACAACAGCTGTGCGCTTCTTTGTTGGTTTG CATAAAAGCACTGTAGTTAATGAAGAGTTGTGGAGAGAAGCACGGACTTATGGAGACGTGCAGCTGATGCCATTTGTTGACTACTACAGCCTCATCACCTGGAAATCTTTAGCTATCTGCATTTTTGGG ACACAAGTTTCTGCAAAGTTTGTCATGAAGACAGATGATGATGCATTTGTCCGGGTAGATGAAGTTCTAGACTCTTTGCACAGAATCAATGCGGATCATGGGTTACTATATGGACTCATCAATTTGGATTCCAGACCTCATCGAAATACAGATAGCAAATGGTACATCAGCCCAGAG GAATGGAGCGAAGGAACTTATCCTCCTTGGGCACATGGTCCCGGCTATGTGGTCTCACATGATATCGCTAGGACGGTGTCCAAGAAATTCAGAGAGAACCATTTGAAG ATGTTTAAACTAGAAGACGTTGCAATGGGAATCTGGATCGCTGACATGAAGAAGGAAGGTCTAGAAGTTCGCTATGAGAATGAGGTCAGAGTGTACCCTGAAGGTTGTAAGGATGGTTATGTGGTTGCCCATTACCAAGGCCCTAGGGAGATGCTCTGTTTGTGGCAGAAGCTTCAGGTAGATAAACGTGCAAAATGCTGTGGTGATAGTAGGAAATGA
- the LOC100819047 gene encoding uncharacterized protein isoform X2 has translation MHNMAQVNVPMLLQFKNSALFGIQPNSFVCFQTQSKSITKKPLVIEARARANTRKESAKIRNRRMQKKEAAHRVGEALVKACVDLNISEISSYDHNGLHSSYGFLPR, from the exons GCTACTACAGTTTAAGAATTCTGCTCTCTTTGGAATCCAACCAAACTCGTTTGTTTGCTTTCAGACACAAAGTAAAA GTATAACTAAGAAACCATTAGTGATTGAAGCCAGAGCCAGAGCAAATACTAGAAAAGAAAGTGCAAAAATTCGGAACAGAAGGATGCAGAAAAAG GAAGCTGCTCATCGTGTCGGAGAGGCACTTGTCAAAGCTTGTGTTGATCTCAACATAAGTGAAATATCATCCTATGATCACAATGGCCTCCATTCAAGCTATGGATTCTTACCAAGATAA
- the LOC100819047 gene encoding uncharacterized protein isoform X1: MHNMAQVNVPMLLQFKNSALFGIQPNSFVCFQTQSKSITKKPLVIEARARANTRKESAKIRNRRMQKKMTKIKKCLLYGSTLQKSFRQDPPCSTLLTNQHETWNASFSISFVFWGLIRLLLSIFFVFLFCHNMILGSCSSCRRGTCQSLC, translated from the exons GCTACTACAGTTTAAGAATTCTGCTCTCTTTGGAATCCAACCAAACTCGTTTGTTTGCTTTCAGACACAAAGTAAAA GTATAACTAAGAAACCATTAGTGATTGAAGCCAGAGCCAGAGCAAATACTAGAAAAGAAAGTGCAAAAATTCGGAACAGAAGGATGCAGAAAAAG atgacaaaaataaaaaagtgtttgCTCTATGGAAGCACTCTGCAGAAATCGTTTCGACAAGATCCTCCTTGTAGCACTCTTCTTACAAACCAACACGAGACATGGAATGCATCCTTTTcaatttcctttgttttttggGGTCTCATTAGGCTTttgctttctattttttttgtttttctgttttgtcaTAACATGATTTTAGGAAGCTGCTCATCGTGTCGGAGAGGCACTTGTCAAAGCTTGTGTTGA